Proteins found in one Stigmatopora nigra isolate UIUO_SnigA chromosome 15, RoL_Snig_1.1, whole genome shotgun sequence genomic segment:
- the gh1 gene encoding somatotropin produces MDKVVLFLSLATLSAVRCQLVPDSQRVFAIAVSRVQHLHLLAQRLFADFEASLQMEDQRQLNKIFLRDFCKSDYIVSPLDKQDTQRSSVIRLLSISYQLVECWEFPSRSLSGGSAPRNQVSSKLAELKMGILLLIKANQDEAEMSMDSSALQLALYGNYYQSATDDESLGGMYELLACFKKDMHKVETYLTVAKCRLSPEANCTL; encoded by the exons ATGGACAAAG TGGTTCTCTTCCTGTCACTGGCTACGCTGTCCGCCGTGCGTTGTCAGCTGGTCCCGGACAGCCAGCGAGTGTTTGCCATCGCCGTGAGTCGGGTGCAGCACCTCCACCTCCTGGCCCAGAGGCTATTTGCCGATTTT GAGGCTTCTCTGCAGATGGAGGATCAGCGCCAGCTCAACAAAATCTTCCTTCGAGATTTCTGCAAGTCCGATTACATCGTCAGCCCCCTGGACAAGCAAGACACGCAACGGAGCTCG GTCATAAGGCTGTTGTCCATTTCGTACCAGTTGGTGGAATGTTGGGAATTCCCCAGCCGTTCCCTCTCTGGGGGCTCGGCCCCCAGAAATCAAGTTTCCTCTAAACTTGCCGAACTCAAGATGGGAATTCTCCTGCTGATCAAG GCCAATCAGGACGAAGCCGAGATGTCGATGGACAGCTCAGCCCTCCAACTGGCGCTCTACGGGAACTACTATCAAAGTGCCACGGACGACGAGTCCTTGGGAGGAATGTACGAACTGCTGGCGTGTTTCAAGAAGGACATGCACAAG GTGGAAACTTACCTGACGGTGGCCAAGTGCCGGCTGTCACCCGAGGCCAACTGTACCCTCTAA